Genomic window (Nymphaea colorata isolate Beijing-Zhang1983 chromosome 1, ASM883128v2, whole genome shotgun sequence):
GTGAAGCCAAATAAAGGTCAGGTTAGATGACAAACACGTGCTTACATCAAGGTAATGAGTCTAAACAATCTGGTCTGCaataaggagaaaaacaaacaagGTCTGTGCTTATTGATAGCATAAGATGGAATATCCAGAGAGTTACAGACACATCATTGATTGAAATCCACAGAGCAGATAACCAAATCCGCGTTTTTCTTTGACTTCATAATAAGCTCTGCGTTAGGTCTGTCATTATATTCAACCTAACAATCaccaaaagaaagggaaaaagttaATATATCAAAAGATAGCCAGCACAAATTATTAATACCACATAGAAGGATCAAAATGAACTAAACACCAAATGGTTTAGGCTTACCCGCCATTCAGCAACATCTGGTGCTTTCCCTGTGAATGTCGACAGTGACGGTGGATGGTCAAGGTTTAATAAGCGAAGGAAGCTCAAACTTGCAAGAAGAGTAATGGAAAAACAAACCTGTTGCAATATGCCGATTCACAACTCGCTTCATCGATTTGTCAATGTCAATGTCAATAAACCTTAGTTGAGAATGTGGAAATGATTAGGAACATAAAACCAGGATACACTTAAGGCAACTGAGTTAAATAGCCTCTGATCAAGATGATCACcatttctcatcaaatacacGTGAAATATCCTTCCAAACTCCATCATCCAAGAGCAGATAATTTCCTTCTACTATAACTAACTTTTGCCTGCATTTATGTGTGTCAAGGCAAAATATCAAAAACGTTAAGGTCAATAATCCACAGAAAGTTAAAACTAGGAAAACAGAACCCATGTTTTAAAACCATTTACCAGATAACCCATTATATTTCACCATATACAGAATGTGTAACAGTAGTAGTATTTTGAGAACTAGCTGAACTGGGTTTCAGAAGACAAACAAATATATTCTTAGTATGAGCATCAAACAACACGCCATGTGCAAATACAAGTCATAGCAACAAGGCATGCAGCATCTGGCTGGACTGATTGGCTTAAGCCCTTTTAAGTTGAAGGAGGTTAACTGTATAGCTCAGGTTCAAATTATATATCCAGATTCCAATCTACAGTAATTATGCCTATAAAGTTCCAATTAGTATGGCCACTAAGTCACTAGTTTAAAGGTCACGTGTCTTCCAGTACTCCAATGCTGCAAACCGTTTTTTGTCTCAGAAATTGTAGCCAACTGGAACCCTTGACACTATATGTGCCGCTTGAATAATTATTAAACCTATACGCAGCAGCATCTGTACTTTGCCACATTCAGTTACTTTATCAAATGGCAAGATGCTTGAATTTGGTCTTCGAACTAAGATATGCACTTTTCCATGACATTGTCACGCTGGGAGAAGGGACTTGCATTTAACTCCACAGGTTTTAGCTCCAGTGAGTAAATTGAAAGAAAGTAAGAAAACAACAGGATATAAGGGATCCTGTCTCAACAAGATGGACTTTACCTAACTGAAACCTGGTCACTTGTGTGCACGAACAGGATGTTTGTTTCATTGCCTATGGAATGGTACATCCAATGGGCAGCAAAAAGCAACAAATCTGCAGAATGTCAAAATGTCAAAATGTGCCAAAATGGCATTCTGCAGCAGAACAGAAGCTCCATGTTGTTATGCAGTATCCGTTTCACTCGGCACATACATGGCCCCTCACCGGTATCCAGGAACAGGAAATCAAACGTGCCTAAGCAACATATTTTGTAACATCAAACACCTAGCTTTAGCTTAATAGAAATAAGTAAAGTTCTGACACAAATAATGAAGGAAGACAAGAGTTGATTGACTTACTTCATACCCACAAATATATCATCTTCTACAGGATCTCCGACACCATGATCAAAAGATGGTACATAAACAGATCCCTGATGGAATTAGAACAACAGCAGAAGAACGCAAAATCTAATTTCAGATTTTCAGCCAAGCTCATGGCAACAGCCTATCAAACTCAAACACACCCAATTTCTCCAAAATTGACAACCAATGATATATCCAACTCTTCATCAAATGAGTCTCCTATGTTTTCAAACATCACGAGGATACTAAATTTTGTCAAGCACAAGTATTTCAAACTTCAGTGAGTGATTCAAAACACAAAGCCTGGAAAAGGTGACTGGGAAGAACACAAACTTCTTGTACATAAGTTTGTAACCACAAACTGACACAGAAACaaggaaaatgtaaaaaatttaccttttctttcaagGTCGTAAGACATGCTAGCAGTCGTACTGGATCAAACGTCCATGGAGCTGAGATTAAGGATATCAAGATCAGTATCATATTATGCTTCACTACTTTTATGCATCATAAATTGGAAAAGCTCACCTCCTCTCCTTGCATGTGCTTCGTCTGGATCCTACAAATTAAAAGtgattaaaaaatttagaaattattAAATAGCAAGAAGATTAAGTGTATTTCCATCACCACCACCAGAAACAGCAAGATCTACAGAGTCCTCTTCATCCAAGTAACAGATAGTAAGATATGTACTCGGCAAACATTCATATATACTAACCTCCATTGCATCAAGCTGAGAGCGGTAAAGATGAAATCCATCCATTGGCACGACAGTTGCAAAATTGCTAGCTTCTACAAGACCATCAAATGAAGGAGCTTTTTGGGGACATATCATGTTCAGACGCCGAACTACTTCATTTGCAAGAGTTGACTTGCCAGCTCCAGGAGGACCAGCTAGCCCTACAATGTATCTGTTAGCCATGCATATAAAagcagaaaattaaaataaggAAACAGTTGTACTACCCAAGTTGACCATCAAGCAAATTACTCTTTGTGCCATTCCTGGTAACCTCAACCAAAGAGACATGCTACTTGCCCTAGACTCTAAGGTGCCATATTGCCTTCATGTTTTCATACTTAAAAGTTGTGTACACCAGATGGCCCTGCATTTTTACTGCATTATGTGGATTTGTCTGAATCGACTAGTTGTTTGAGCTACTCCATTAGTTCAATTACTTAGAAACACTTTTTCAACAAagaataattaagaaaaaacaagtttgaGGCAGCAACCAAAAACAATGCAGTTGAAAAGACTAAAGTACACGTAAAAACAGGATAAGATTACAATTTATATCGCTATGAGGCAATGCATGATGATTAGCAAGTTCAAAGCAGCTCAAGAGGATGAGAGACTCTTACACTTAATGTTGAGTGCAGAAAACAACCCAAGTTACAAATCTTTCCCATCAATTATTACCAAATATGATTCAGTTCAAAACATAACATACTCCTAGACTTAAATTTGAAACTAGAAATATATAACTTTATCTGCCTAAAAGAAGTTTCCATTGAAGGAACAGACAGAATTCCCGTACTTACTTTGAGGTAGTCTGGTCTGATGTATCAGCCACAGGAAGAAGTCGTTCAACTAGGGCATCATATATTTCATCAATGGACCTTCGAGAAATCCGAGTATCAGCTACTCATgaatataaaaggaaaaaacaaaaagaattgcTTCAGATAGGAAGAGAAATACAGAGCATTGAACGACATATATCATATATTCTATAATACAGATGCCTTACCCAGTACGTGCATCCTCTACTCACACAAAGCAACAGAGGAGTGTCACGAATTACATCACACGAATGTATTGTCAATGCAATGCCCCCAACTTCAGACTTACTTTataatcattcattttattAGATTCTCAGGTTCTTGCTTCTAATAAGTACATTGGATATTTTATGCTCGGTGATATACCAGTTTCCAGTATATTGTTCAGGACAGTTGAATGAATGAAGAGACATGCATGCAGGTACAATCTCCCACATACACATCCTCATTTTACAAGTATACGACTGTAGGAAATACAcaacctttttaaaaaaaaaaggctcatCATTGTAACAataggatttcaaatcaaaatttcttGTCAACATAGTCCACCGATTTAAGAGATCAATTGCACTCCTGATCACGCAAGTTATCTTGGATTTTTACTGCCCAAGCTTAAGACTGTAATTTCCACCTTCCAAAATTTTCTGAACTCAGTATGAATACAAAACCGAGTTGCCATCAAAATTCTGTAAAATGATAAACGTCAAATACTTTTGGAGCTACCAAGGAAGGACGTTTAGAGAAATAAACAGAACATTAACCCAAATTGCCTACACTAACCAATCAGGGAACAAAAGGTCGACCATTTTACACCTTCAATATAAATCCCTCAATTCATAGCGAACGCATACCTGGCCTTTAATACTAACGCTTCCTTGTCATGACTTGAGAAAACCTATAAAAAGAACCATCAATCCATATaatatcaatttaaaaaatgaaatagttACAAAATTAGAATAATAGTTAAGTCACCTTGAAGCAACTTCTTTTTTGAACAACAATCTGCTTTGACCCATTTGAAGCGTTGCCACTTTGCCATCCACGAACGTCGATTTTGCGTTTCTCCAGCAACCAACATAGTTACCC
Coding sequences:
- the LOC116261077 gene encoding ATP-dependent kinase-like protein notR', with amino-acid sequence LCWLLEKRKIDVRGWQSGNASNGSKQIVVQKRSCFKVFSSHDKEALVLKARSIDEIYDALVERLLPVADTSDQTTSKYIVGLAGPPGAGKSTLANEVVRRLNMICPQKAPSFDGLVEASNFATVVPMDGFHLYRSQLDAMEDPDEAHARRGAPWTFDPVRLLACLTTLKEKGSVYVPSFDHGVGDPVEDDIFVGMKQKLVIVEGNYLLLDDGVWKDISRVFDEKWFIDIDIDKSMKRVVNRHIATGKAPDVAEWRVEYNDRPNAELIMKSKKNADLVICSVDFNQ